A single genomic interval of Deltaproteobacteria bacterium GWA2_45_12 harbors:
- a CDS encoding DNA-cytosine methyltransferase, with the protein MPHLTNDPSLKPFRRKLRKDQTDAEAKMWQQLRNKRLDGFKFFRQYSCGPYILDFYCSEKRLAIELDGSQHLAAELYDKVRTQYLKENNIDVIRFWNNQVLEDMDVVLETIWQKLNTESNFP; encoded by the coding sequence ATGCCCCATCTAACCAACGATCCATCTCTAAAACCCTTCCGCCGTAAATTGCGGAAAGATCAGACCGATGCCGAAGCCAAAATGTGGCAACAATTAAGAAATAAACGATTGGATGGTTTTAAATTTTTTCGACAGTACAGTTGTGGGCCTTATATTTTGGATTTCTACTGCTCCGAGAAGCGCTTGGCTATTGAGCTAGATGGTAGCCAGCATTTAGCTGCAGAGCTTTATGACAAAGTTCGAACACAATACTTAAAAGAAAATAACATTGATGTGATCCGCTTTTGGAATAACCAAGTTTTGGAGGACATGGATGTTGTTTTGGAAACAATTTGGCAAAAACTAAATACGGAAAGTAACTTCCCCTAA